A genomic window from Macaca mulatta isolate MMU2019108-1 chromosome 19, T2T-MMU8v2.0, whole genome shotgun sequence includes:
- the MAP1S gene encoding microtubule-associated protein 1S isoform X5 codes for MAGMIDRFSPASTGIRSWDVDPGICNLDEQLKVFVSRHSATFSSIVKGQRSLHHRGDSLETLVLLNPSDKSLCDELRNLLLDPASHKLLVLAGPCLEETGELLLQTGGFSPHHFLQVLKDREIRDILATTPSPAQPPILTITCPTFGDWAQLAPAVSGLQGALRLQLRLNPPAQLPNSEGLCEFLEYVAESLEPPSPFELLEPPTSGGFLRLGRPCCYIFPGGLGDAAFFAVNGFTVLVNGGSNPKSSFWKLVRHLDRVDAVLVTHPGADSLPGLNSLLRRKLAERSEVAAGGGSWDDRLRRLISPNLGVVFFNACEAASRLARGEDEAELALSLLAQLGITPLPLSRGPVPAKPTVLFEKMGVGRLDMYVLHPPSAGTERTLASVCALLVWHPAGPGEKVVRVLFPGCTPPACLLDGLVRLQHLRFLREPVVTPQDLEGPRRAESKESVGSRDSSKREGLLATHPRPGQERPGVTRKEPARAEAPRKAEKEARIPRELKKDPKPSVSRTQPREVRRAASSVPNLKKTGAQAAPKTRKAPSTAPSTSQSGFPQVANGPRSPPSLRCGEASSPIAACGSPASQLVATPSLELGPIPAGEEKALELPLAANSFPRPRTPSPESRRSPAEGSGRLSLSPLRGGEAGPDASPTVTTPTVTTPSLPAEVGSPHSTEVDESLSVSFEQVLPPSAPTSEAGLSLPLRGPRARRSASPHDVDLCLVSPCEFEHRKAVPMAPAPASPGSSNDSSARSQERAGGLGAEETPPTSVSESLPTLSDSDPVPLAPGAADSDDDTEGFGVPRHDPLPDPLKVPPPLPDPSSICMVDPEMLPPKTARQTENVSRTRKPLARPNSRAAAPKATPLAAAKTKGLAGGDRASRPLSARSEPSEKGGRAPLSRKSSTPKTATRGPSGSASSRPGASATPPKSPVYLDLAYLPSGSSAHLVDEEFFQRVRALCYVISGQDQRKEEGMRAVLDALLASKQHWDRDLQVTLIPTFDSVAMHTWYAETHARHQALGITVLGSNSMVSMQDDAFPACKVEF; via the exons GCCAGCGGAGCCTGCACCACCGTGGAGACAGCCTGGAGACCCTGGTCCTCCTGAACCCATCAGACAAGTCCCTGTGTGATGAG CTCCGGAACCTTCTGTTGGACCCTGCCTCTCACAAGCTACTGGTGTTGGCTGGGCCCTGCCTGGAGGAGACAGGGGAGCTGCTGCTACAGACAGGGGGCTTTTCGCCTCACCACTTCCTCCAGGTCCTGAAGGACAGAGAG ATCCGGGACATCCTGGCCACCACGCCCTCACCTGCGCAGCCGCCCATACTCACCATCACCTGCCCCACCTTTGGTGACTGGGCCCAGCTGGCACCTGCTGTGTCCGGCCTACAGGGGGCGCTCCGGCTCCAGCTGCGGCTGAACCCCCCGGCGCAGCTGCCCAACTCCGAGGGCCTGTGCGAGTTCTTGGAGTACGTGGCTGAGTCTCTGGAGCCGCCGTCCCCCTTCGAGCTGCTGGAGCCCCCGACCTCCGGGGGCTTCCTCAGGCTGGGCCGGCCCTGCTGCTACATCTTCCCCGGAGGCCTCGGGGATGCCGCCTTCTTCGCCGTCAATGGCTTCACCGTGCTGGTCAACGGTGGCTCAAACCCCAAGTCCAGTTTCTGGAAGCTGGTGCGGCACCTGGACCGCGTGGATGCCGTGCTGGTGACCCACCCTGGCGCCGATAGCCTCCCCGGCCTCAACAGCCTGCTGCGGCGCAAACTGGCTGAGCGCTCCGAGGTGGCTGCTGGTGGGGGCTCCTGGGACGACAGGCTGCGCAGGCTTATCTCCCCCAACCTGGGGGTCGTGTTCTTCAACGCCTGCGAGGCCGCGTCGCGGCTGGCGCGCGGCGAGGATGAGGCGGAGCTGGCGCTGAGCCTCTTGGCGCAGCTGGGCATCACGCCCCTGCCACTCAGCCGCGGCCCGGTGCCAGCCAAGCCCACTGTGCTCTTCGAGAAGATGGGCGTGGGCCGGCTGGACATGTACGTGCTGCACCCGCCCTCCGCCGGCACCGAGCGCACGCTGGCCTCCGTGTGCGCCCTGCTGGTGTGGCACCCCGCGGGCCCTGGCGAGAAGGTGGTGCGCGTGCTGTTCCCTGGCTGCACCCCGCCCGCCTGCCTCCTGGACGGCCTGGTCCGCCTGCAGCACTTGAGGTTCCTGCGAGAGCCCGTGGTGACGCCCCAGGACCTGGAGGGGCCGCGGCGAGCTGAGAGCAAAGAGAGCGTGGGCTCCCGGGACAGCTCGAAGAGAGAGGGCCTATTGGCCACCCACCCTAGACCTGGCCAGGAGCGCCCTGGGGTGACCCGCAAGGAGCCAGCACGGGCTGAGGCACCGCGCAAGGCTGAGAAAGAAGCCAGGATCCCCCGAGAGTTGAAGAAAGACCCTAAACCGAGTGTTTCCCGGACCCAGCCACGGGAGGTGCGCCGGGCAGCCTCTTCTGTGCCCAACCTCAAGAAGACAGGTGCCCAGGCGGCACCCAAGACCCGCAAAGCACCCAGCACAGCGCCCAGCACATCCCAGTCTGGCTTCCCGCAGGTAGCAAATGGACCCCGCAGCCCGCCCAGCCTCCGATGTGGAGAAGCCAGCTCCCCCATTGCGGCCTGCGGCTCCCCGGCCTCCCAGCTGGTGGCCACGCCCAGCCTGGAGCTGGGGCCAATCCCAGCCGGGGAGGAGAAGGCGCTGGAGCTGCCTTTGGCCGCCAACTCTTTCCCAAGGCCACGCACACCCTCCCCTGAGTCCCGCCGGAGCCCCGCGGAGGGTAGCGGGCGGCTGTCACTGAGCCCACTGCGGGGCGGCGAGGCGGGGCCCGACGCCTCACCCACAGTGACCACACCCACGGTGACCACGCCGTCACTGCCCGCAGAGGTGGGCTCCCCGCACTCTACCGAGGTGGACGAGTCCCTGTCCGTGTCCTTTGAGCAGGTACTGCCGCCATCCGCCCCCACCAGTGAGGCTGGGCTGAGCCTCCCACTGCGTGGCCCCCGGGCACGGCGCTCGGCCTCCCCACACGATGTGGACCTGTGCCTGGTGTCACCCTGTGAGTTTGAACATCGCAAGGCGGTGCCCATGGCACCGGCACCTGCGTCCCCCGGCAGCTCGAATGACAGCAGTGCCCGGTCACAGGAACGGGCAGGTGGGCTGGGGGCCGAGGAGACGCCCCCTACATCGGTCAGTGAGTCCCTGCCCACCCTGTCTGACTCGGACCCCGTGCCCTTGGCCCCCGGTGCCGCAGACTCAGACGACGACACAGAGGGCTTTGGAGTCCCTCGCCACGACCCTTTGCCTGACCCCCTCAAGGTTCCCCCGCCACTGCCTGACCCATCCAGCATCTGCATGGTGGACCCCGAGATGCTGCCCCCCAAGACAGCGCGGCAGACGGAGAACGTCAGCCGCACCCGGAAGCCCCTGGCTCGCCCCAACTCACGTGCTGCCGCCCCCAAAGCCACTCCACTGGCTGCTGCCAAAACCAAGGGACTTGCCGGTGGGGACCGTGCCAGCCGACCACTCAGTGCCCGGAGTGAGCCCAGTGAGAAGGGAGGCCGGGCACCCCTGTCCAGAAAGTCCTCAACCCCCAAGACTGCCACTCGAGGCCCGTCGG GGTCAGCCAGCAGCCGGCCCGGGGCATCGGCCACCCCACCCAAGTCCCCGGTCTACCTGGACCTGGCCTACCTGCCCAGTGGGAGCAGCGCCCACCTGGTGGATGAGGAGTTCTTCCAGCGCGTGCGTGCGCTCTGCTACGTCATCAGTGGCCAGGACCAGCGCAAGGAGGAGGGCATGCGAGCCGTCCTGGACGCACTGCTGGCCAGCAAACAGCATTGGGACCGAGACCTGCAG GTGACCCTGATTCCCACCTTCGACTCAGTGGCCATGCATACGTGGTACGCAGAGACGCACGCCCGGCACCAGGCGCTGGGCATCACGGTGTTGGGCAGCAACAGCATGGTGTCCATGCAGGATGACGCCTTCCCGGCCTGCAAGGTGGAGTTCTAG
- the MAP1S gene encoding microtubule-associated protein 1S isoform X3, with product MAAVTGSGLAAAPSSLLLVVGSEFGSPGLLTYVLEELERGIRSWDVDPGICNLDEQLKVFVSRHSATFSSIVKGQRSLHHRGDSLETLVLLNPSDKSLCDELRNLLLDPASHKLLVLAGPCLEETGELLLQTGGFSPHHFLQVLKDREIRDILATTPSPAQPPILTITCPTFGDWAQLAPAVSGLQGALRLQLRLNPPAQLPNSEGLCEFLEYVAESLEPPSPFELLEPPTSGGFLRLGRPCCYIFPGGLGDAAFFAVNGFTVLVNGGSNPKSSFWKLVRHLDRVDAVLVTHPGADSLPGLNSLLRRKLAERSEVAAGGGSWDDRLRRLISPNLGVVFFNACEAASRLARGEDEAELALSLLAQLGITPLPLSRGPVPAKPTVLFEKMGVGRLDMYVLHPPSAGTERTLASVCALLVWHPAGPGEKVVRVLFPGCTPPACLLDGLVRLQHLRFLREPVVTPQDLEGPRRAESKESVGSRDSSKREGLLATHPRPGQERPGVTRKEPARAEAPRKAEKEARIPRELKKDPKPSVSRTQPREVRRAASSVPNLKKTGAQAAPKTRKAPSTAPSTSQSGFPQVANGPRSPPSLRCGEASSPIAACGSPASQLVATPSLELGPIPAGEEKALELPLAANSFPRPRTPSPESRRSPAEGSGRLSLSPLRGGEAGPDASPTVTTPTVTTPSLPAEVGSPHSTEVDESLSVSFEQVLPPSAPTSEAGLSLPLRGPRARRSASPHDVDLCLVSPCEFEHRKAVPMAPAPASPGSSNDSSARSQERAGGLGAEETPPTSVSESLPTLSDSDPVPLAPGAADSDDDTEGFGVPRHDPLPDPLKVPPPLPDPSSICMVDPEMLPPKTARQTENVSRTRKPLARPNSRAAAPKATPLAAAKTKGLAGGDRASRPLSARSEPSEKGGRAPLSRKSSTPKTATRGPSGSASSRPGASATPPKSPVYLDLAYLPSGSSAHLVDEEFFQRVRALCYVISGQDQRKEEGMRAVLDALLASKQHWDRDLQVRVTPGPLGHPPYWWSILPTRPPHLQVTLIPTFDSVAMHTWYAETHARHQALGITVLGSNSMVSMQDDAFPACKVEF from the exons GCCAGCGGAGCCTGCACCACCGTGGAGACAGCCTGGAGACCCTGGTCCTCCTGAACCCATCAGACAAGTCCCTGTGTGATGAG CTCCGGAACCTTCTGTTGGACCCTGCCTCTCACAAGCTACTGGTGTTGGCTGGGCCCTGCCTGGAGGAGACAGGGGAGCTGCTGCTACAGACAGGGGGCTTTTCGCCTCACCACTTCCTCCAGGTCCTGAAGGACAGAGAG ATCCGGGACATCCTGGCCACCACGCCCTCACCTGCGCAGCCGCCCATACTCACCATCACCTGCCCCACCTTTGGTGACTGGGCCCAGCTGGCACCTGCTGTGTCCGGCCTACAGGGGGCGCTCCGGCTCCAGCTGCGGCTGAACCCCCCGGCGCAGCTGCCCAACTCCGAGGGCCTGTGCGAGTTCTTGGAGTACGTGGCTGAGTCTCTGGAGCCGCCGTCCCCCTTCGAGCTGCTGGAGCCCCCGACCTCCGGGGGCTTCCTCAGGCTGGGCCGGCCCTGCTGCTACATCTTCCCCGGAGGCCTCGGGGATGCCGCCTTCTTCGCCGTCAATGGCTTCACCGTGCTGGTCAACGGTGGCTCAAACCCCAAGTCCAGTTTCTGGAAGCTGGTGCGGCACCTGGACCGCGTGGATGCCGTGCTGGTGACCCACCCTGGCGCCGATAGCCTCCCCGGCCTCAACAGCCTGCTGCGGCGCAAACTGGCTGAGCGCTCCGAGGTGGCTGCTGGTGGGGGCTCCTGGGACGACAGGCTGCGCAGGCTTATCTCCCCCAACCTGGGGGTCGTGTTCTTCAACGCCTGCGAGGCCGCGTCGCGGCTGGCGCGCGGCGAGGATGAGGCGGAGCTGGCGCTGAGCCTCTTGGCGCAGCTGGGCATCACGCCCCTGCCACTCAGCCGCGGCCCGGTGCCAGCCAAGCCCACTGTGCTCTTCGAGAAGATGGGCGTGGGCCGGCTGGACATGTACGTGCTGCACCCGCCCTCCGCCGGCACCGAGCGCACGCTGGCCTCCGTGTGCGCCCTGCTGGTGTGGCACCCCGCGGGCCCTGGCGAGAAGGTGGTGCGCGTGCTGTTCCCTGGCTGCACCCCGCCCGCCTGCCTCCTGGACGGCCTGGTCCGCCTGCAGCACTTGAGGTTCCTGCGAGAGCCCGTGGTGACGCCCCAGGACCTGGAGGGGCCGCGGCGAGCTGAGAGCAAAGAGAGCGTGGGCTCCCGGGACAGCTCGAAGAGAGAGGGCCTATTGGCCACCCACCCTAGACCTGGCCAGGAGCGCCCTGGGGTGACCCGCAAGGAGCCAGCACGGGCTGAGGCACCGCGCAAGGCTGAGAAAGAAGCCAGGATCCCCCGAGAGTTGAAGAAAGACCCTAAACCGAGTGTTTCCCGGACCCAGCCACGGGAGGTGCGCCGGGCAGCCTCTTCTGTGCCCAACCTCAAGAAGACAGGTGCCCAGGCGGCACCCAAGACCCGCAAAGCACCCAGCACAGCGCCCAGCACATCCCAGTCTGGCTTCCCGCAGGTAGCAAATGGACCCCGCAGCCCGCCCAGCCTCCGATGTGGAGAAGCCAGCTCCCCCATTGCGGCCTGCGGCTCCCCGGCCTCCCAGCTGGTGGCCACGCCCAGCCTGGAGCTGGGGCCAATCCCAGCCGGGGAGGAGAAGGCGCTGGAGCTGCCTTTGGCCGCCAACTCTTTCCCAAGGCCACGCACACCCTCCCCTGAGTCCCGCCGGAGCCCCGCGGAGGGTAGCGGGCGGCTGTCACTGAGCCCACTGCGGGGCGGCGAGGCGGGGCCCGACGCCTCACCCACAGTGACCACACCCACGGTGACCACGCCGTCACTGCCCGCAGAGGTGGGCTCCCCGCACTCTACCGAGGTGGACGAGTCCCTGTCCGTGTCCTTTGAGCAGGTACTGCCGCCATCCGCCCCCACCAGTGAGGCTGGGCTGAGCCTCCCACTGCGTGGCCCCCGGGCACGGCGCTCGGCCTCCCCACACGATGTGGACCTGTGCCTGGTGTCACCCTGTGAGTTTGAACATCGCAAGGCGGTGCCCATGGCACCGGCACCTGCGTCCCCCGGCAGCTCGAATGACAGCAGTGCCCGGTCACAGGAACGGGCAGGTGGGCTGGGGGCCGAGGAGACGCCCCCTACATCGGTCAGTGAGTCCCTGCCCACCCTGTCTGACTCGGACCCCGTGCCCTTGGCCCCCGGTGCCGCAGACTCAGACGACGACACAGAGGGCTTTGGAGTCCCTCGCCACGACCCTTTGCCTGACCCCCTCAAGGTTCCCCCGCCACTGCCTGACCCATCCAGCATCTGCATGGTGGACCCCGAGATGCTGCCCCCCAAGACAGCGCGGCAGACGGAGAACGTCAGCCGCACCCGGAAGCCCCTGGCTCGCCCCAACTCACGTGCTGCCGCCCCCAAAGCCACTCCACTGGCTGCTGCCAAAACCAAGGGACTTGCCGGTGGGGACCGTGCCAGCCGACCACTCAGTGCCCGGAGTGAGCCCAGTGAGAAGGGAGGCCGGGCACCCCTGTCCAGAAAGTCCTCAACCCCCAAGACTGCCACTCGAGGCCCGTCGG GGTCAGCCAGCAGCCGGCCCGGGGCATCGGCCACCCCACCCAAGTCCCCGGTCTACCTGGACCTGGCCTACCTGCCCAGTGGGAGCAGCGCCCACCTGGTGGATGAGGAGTTCTTCCAGCGCGTGCGTGCGCTCTGCTACGTCATCAGTGGCCAGGACCAGCGCAAGGAGGAGGGCATGCGAGCCGTCCTGGACGCACTGCTGGCCAGCAAACAGCATTGGGACCGAGACCTGCAGGTGCGTGTCACCCCAGGGCCTCTG GGGCACCCCCCTTACTGGTGGTCCATCCTCCCCACACGCCCCCCCCACCTGCAGGTGACCCTGATTCCCACCTTCGACTCAGTGGCCATGCATACGTGGTACGCAGAGACGCACGCCCGGCACCAGGCGCTGGGCATCACGGTGTTGGGCAGCAACAGCATGGTGTCCATGCAGGATGACGCCTTCCCGGCCTGCAAGGTGGAGTTCTAG
- the MAP1S gene encoding microtubule-associated protein 1S isoform X4: MWDGAKWVFLVPTVWAGHVGKSLWQTTFSHWSGALKSDEKRFSRQRWAVEGLLGGSCALGGENGECKGPGAGRHLTGKERQEVRPDQRASWRWRGLGFGGRVLRSRPRGGGRLRVVPYHSPSIQIRDILATTPSPAQPPILTITCPTFGDWAQLAPAVSGLQGALRLQLRLNPPAQLPNSEGLCEFLEYVAESLEPPSPFELLEPPTSGGFLRLGRPCCYIFPGGLGDAAFFAVNGFTVLVNGGSNPKSSFWKLVRHLDRVDAVLVTHPGADSLPGLNSLLRRKLAERSEVAAGGGSWDDRLRRLISPNLGVVFFNACEAASRLARGEDEAELALSLLAQLGITPLPLSRGPVPAKPTVLFEKMGVGRLDMYVLHPPSAGTERTLASVCALLVWHPAGPGEKVVRVLFPGCTPPACLLDGLVRLQHLRFLREPVVTPQDLEGPRRAESKESVGSRDSSKREGLLATHPRPGQERPGVTRKEPARAEAPRKAEKEARIPRELKKDPKPSVSRTQPREVRRAASSVPNLKKTGAQAAPKTRKAPSTAPSTSQSGFPQVANGPRSPPSLRCGEASSPIAACGSPASQLVATPSLELGPIPAGEEKALELPLAANSFPRPRTPSPESRRSPAEGSGRLSLSPLRGGEAGPDASPTVTTPTVTTPSLPAEVGSPHSTEVDESLSVSFEQVLPPSAPTSEAGLSLPLRGPRARRSASPHDVDLCLVSPCEFEHRKAVPMAPAPASPGSSNDSSARSQERAGGLGAEETPPTSVSESLPTLSDSDPVPLAPGAADSDDDTEGFGVPRHDPLPDPLKVPPPLPDPSSICMVDPEMLPPKTARQTENVSRTRKPLARPNSRAAAPKATPLAAAKTKGLAGGDRASRPLSARSEPSEKGGRAPLSRKSSTPKTATRGPSGSASSRPGASATPPKSPVYLDLAYLPSGSSAHLVDEEFFQRVRALCYVISGQDQRKEEGMRAVLDALLASKQHWDRDLQVTLIPTFDSVAMHTWYAETHARHQALGITVLGSNSMVSMQDDAFPACKVEF, from the exons ATGTGGGATGGAGCCAAATGGGTCTTTCTGGTGCCCACAGTCTGGGCAGGACACGTGGGCAAAAGTCTCTGGCAAACCACATTTTCACACTGGAGTGGGGCACTTAAAAGTGATGAGAAAAGGTTCAGTAGACAGAGGTGGGCCGTGGAGGGTCTCCTTGGAGGAAGCTGTGCCCTGGGAGGAGAGAACGGTGAGTgtaaaggccctggggcagggaggcATTTGACggggaaggagaggcaggaggTGAGGCCAGACCAGAGAGCCTCCTGGCGCTGGAGAGGGTTGGGTTTTGGCGGGAGGGTGCTGAGGAGCAGGCCTCGGGGTGGGGGAAGGCTGAGG GTGGTCCCTTACCACTCCCCCTCCATACAGATCCGGGACATCCTGGCCACCACGCCCTCACCTGCGCAGCCGCCCATACTCACCATCACCTGCCCCACCTTTGGTGACTGGGCCCAGCTGGCACCTGCTGTGTCCGGCCTACAGGGGGCGCTCCGGCTCCAGCTGCGGCTGAACCCCCCGGCGCAGCTGCCCAACTCCGAGGGCCTGTGCGAGTTCTTGGAGTACGTGGCTGAGTCTCTGGAGCCGCCGTCCCCCTTCGAGCTGCTGGAGCCCCCGACCTCCGGGGGCTTCCTCAGGCTGGGCCGGCCCTGCTGCTACATCTTCCCCGGAGGCCTCGGGGATGCCGCCTTCTTCGCCGTCAATGGCTTCACCGTGCTGGTCAACGGTGGCTCAAACCCCAAGTCCAGTTTCTGGAAGCTGGTGCGGCACCTGGACCGCGTGGATGCCGTGCTGGTGACCCACCCTGGCGCCGATAGCCTCCCCGGCCTCAACAGCCTGCTGCGGCGCAAACTGGCTGAGCGCTCCGAGGTGGCTGCTGGTGGGGGCTCCTGGGACGACAGGCTGCGCAGGCTTATCTCCCCCAACCTGGGGGTCGTGTTCTTCAACGCCTGCGAGGCCGCGTCGCGGCTGGCGCGCGGCGAGGATGAGGCGGAGCTGGCGCTGAGCCTCTTGGCGCAGCTGGGCATCACGCCCCTGCCACTCAGCCGCGGCCCGGTGCCAGCCAAGCCCACTGTGCTCTTCGAGAAGATGGGCGTGGGCCGGCTGGACATGTACGTGCTGCACCCGCCCTCCGCCGGCACCGAGCGCACGCTGGCCTCCGTGTGCGCCCTGCTGGTGTGGCACCCCGCGGGCCCTGGCGAGAAGGTGGTGCGCGTGCTGTTCCCTGGCTGCACCCCGCCCGCCTGCCTCCTGGACGGCCTGGTCCGCCTGCAGCACTTGAGGTTCCTGCGAGAGCCCGTGGTGACGCCCCAGGACCTGGAGGGGCCGCGGCGAGCTGAGAGCAAAGAGAGCGTGGGCTCCCGGGACAGCTCGAAGAGAGAGGGCCTATTGGCCACCCACCCTAGACCTGGCCAGGAGCGCCCTGGGGTGACCCGCAAGGAGCCAGCACGGGCTGAGGCACCGCGCAAGGCTGAGAAAGAAGCCAGGATCCCCCGAGAGTTGAAGAAAGACCCTAAACCGAGTGTTTCCCGGACCCAGCCACGGGAGGTGCGCCGGGCAGCCTCTTCTGTGCCCAACCTCAAGAAGACAGGTGCCCAGGCGGCACCCAAGACCCGCAAAGCACCCAGCACAGCGCCCAGCACATCCCAGTCTGGCTTCCCGCAGGTAGCAAATGGACCCCGCAGCCCGCCCAGCCTCCGATGTGGAGAAGCCAGCTCCCCCATTGCGGCCTGCGGCTCCCCGGCCTCCCAGCTGGTGGCCACGCCCAGCCTGGAGCTGGGGCCAATCCCAGCCGGGGAGGAGAAGGCGCTGGAGCTGCCTTTGGCCGCCAACTCTTTCCCAAGGCCACGCACACCCTCCCCTGAGTCCCGCCGGAGCCCCGCGGAGGGTAGCGGGCGGCTGTCACTGAGCCCACTGCGGGGCGGCGAGGCGGGGCCCGACGCCTCACCCACAGTGACCACACCCACGGTGACCACGCCGTCACTGCCCGCAGAGGTGGGCTCCCCGCACTCTACCGAGGTGGACGAGTCCCTGTCCGTGTCCTTTGAGCAGGTACTGCCGCCATCCGCCCCCACCAGTGAGGCTGGGCTGAGCCTCCCACTGCGTGGCCCCCGGGCACGGCGCTCGGCCTCCCCACACGATGTGGACCTGTGCCTGGTGTCACCCTGTGAGTTTGAACATCGCAAGGCGGTGCCCATGGCACCGGCACCTGCGTCCCCCGGCAGCTCGAATGACAGCAGTGCCCGGTCACAGGAACGGGCAGGTGGGCTGGGGGCCGAGGAGACGCCCCCTACATCGGTCAGTGAGTCCCTGCCCACCCTGTCTGACTCGGACCCCGTGCCCTTGGCCCCCGGTGCCGCAGACTCAGACGACGACACAGAGGGCTTTGGAGTCCCTCGCCACGACCCTTTGCCTGACCCCCTCAAGGTTCCCCCGCCACTGCCTGACCCATCCAGCATCTGCATGGTGGACCCCGAGATGCTGCCCCCCAAGACAGCGCGGCAGACGGAGAACGTCAGCCGCACCCGGAAGCCCCTGGCTCGCCCCAACTCACGTGCTGCCGCCCCCAAAGCCACTCCACTGGCTGCTGCCAAAACCAAGGGACTTGCCGGTGGGGACCGTGCCAGCCGACCACTCAGTGCCCGGAGTGAGCCCAGTGAGAAGGGAGGCCGGGCACCCCTGTCCAGAAAGTCCTCAACCCCCAAGACTGCCACTCGAGGCCCGTCGG GGTCAGCCAGCAGCCGGCCCGGGGCATCGGCCACCCCACCCAAGTCCCCGGTCTACCTGGACCTGGCCTACCTGCCCAGTGGGAGCAGCGCCCACCTGGTGGATGAGGAGTTCTTCCAGCGCGTGCGTGCGCTCTGCTACGTCATCAGTGGCCAGGACCAGCGCAAGGAGGAGGGCATGCGAGCCGTCCTGGACGCACTGCTGGCCAGCAAACAGCATTGGGACCGAGACCTGCAG GTGACCCTGATTCCCACCTTCGACTCAGTGGCCATGCATACGTGGTACGCAGAGACGCACGCCCGGCACCAGGCGCTGGGCATCACGGTGTTGGGCAGCAACAGCATGGTGTCCATGCAGGATGACGCCTTCCCGGCCTGCAAGGTGGAGTTCTAG